The following coding sequences lie in one Haematobia irritans isolate KBUSLIRL chromosome 3, ASM5000362v1, whole genome shotgun sequence genomic window:
- the LOC142229532 gene encoding vitellogenin-1-like, with the protein MLLKLQIVVAILLIACGYYGINGRFVASSDHVLEELKSLASGVGRSLKSRIPSPRELLHSSKQVLIGLPERAVFGAFHKICSIYLESDKINPRISPNISDMWFQLRTPCHNVSFNVQEAEKILESPHFDLNKKVVVFVSGWTTTLNSSSVAHLAKAYNCRGDYNFIAVNASDYIDTIYTWSAFNTDEMGRIVAIGLEKLTTKIPMENIHLVGFSLGAHIVDSAGRYFYKSTGKRFTRITGLDPANPCFNEGEYLSGLQRGDAEFVDVIHTNPGGLGKRSNLGDVDFYAGGYSNVKPGCNLFSCSHQRAWRYYGESVYPGHEMDFMATRCKSLRKVDNGKCSTEAIPMGFEVMTDVKGVYVVGVNAKSPFGRNANPDDDIIQSNCGLCDSE; encoded by the exons ATGCTATTAAAACTGCAAATAGTAGTTGCGATACTTCTAATTGCTTGTGGATATTATGGAATTAATGGACGTTTTGTTGCTAGTAGTGATCATGTCTTAGAAGAATTGAAAAGTTTGGCCAGTGGTGTTGGAAGGTCATTGAAGTCGCGTATTCCCAGCCCACGGGAATTGCTACATTCATCGAAGCAAGTGTTAATTGGTTTGCCTGAACGTGCTGtatttggagcatttcataaaaTAT gttCGATCTATTTGGAATCAGACAAAATAAATCCTCGGATAAGTCCCAATATAagcgacatgtggtttcaacttcGAACACCATGCCACAACGTAAGTTTCAATGTGCAAGAGGCTGAGAAGATTTTAGAGAGCCCTCACTTTGACTTGAATAAAAAAGTGGTTGTTTTTGTAAGTGGTTGGACAACGACCTTGAATTCAAGTTCCGTGGCCCATTTGGCAAAAGCATATAATTGCAGAGGTGATTACAATTTTATA GCTGTAAATGCTTCGGATTATATTGACACCATCTACACATGGTCTGCTTTCAATACCGACGAAATGGGACGTATTGTTGCTATAGGTCTAGAAAAACTGACCACTAAAATCCCCATGGAAAATATTCACCTGGTTGGCTTTAGTCTTGGAGCTCATATAGTGGATTCAGCCggacgttatttctataaatctacTGGCAAACGCTTTACTCGCATTACCGGCTTAGATCCAGCAAATCCTTGTTTCAATGAGGGAGAATATCTTTCGGGCCTTCAACGTGGCGATGCCGAGTTTGTTGATGTGATCCATACCAATCCAGGAGGATTAGGCAAGCGTAGTAACTTGGGTGATGTTGATTTTTATGCTGGTGGCTATTCTAATGTTAAGCCAGGTTGTAATCTCTTTAGTTGCTCCCATCAACGTGCCTGGCGTTATTATGGTGAATCTGTATATCCTGGTCATGAAATGGATTTTATGGCTACTCGTTGTAAATCCTTGAGGAAAGTGGATAATGGAAAATGTTCCACAGAGGCGATACCAATGGGTTTTGAGGTTATGACAGATGTGAAAGGTGTCTATGTAGTGGGCGTTAATGCAAAATCACCATTTGGACGAAATGCAAATCCGGATGATGACATTATACAAAGTAATTGTGGATTATGTGATAGTGAATAA
- the LOC142229927 gene encoding phospholipase A1-like — MKLAIKLYFLGVAINTVSCGFLSDLVTKPLDTIVGSVMGLGLDVANAGCIVLGDTVEGNPIKEATEDDISFILITPCGRQEFPFNSVDQLRQAPGFNGNRTSVFFITGWLVNPDKEYINDMAKAFNCRGDYNFVLVNTNGVINNLYFSSAYHTGELGRLIAMALQNTAIHSAKIYVIGHSLGAQIAGSAGRYYEQLTGNKLPRITALDPARPCFVFTPVYPRVGKGDASFVDIIHTNPSGLGLEEAVGDADFFPGGLDSMKPGCNPLELLCSHERAIFFYAESVNHEMNFMARQCIGSNDLENKSCWGPSTPMGFAANPLMKGVFYTEIRDASPYGLNAVGDSSLGNCGSCPQ; from the exons ATGAAATTAGCAATCAAACTTTACTTCCTTGGTGTTGCGATAAATACGGTATCGTGTGGATTTCTATCAGATCTAGTGACCAAACCGTTGGACACAATTGTCGGTTCCGTTATGGGTTTGGGCTTAGATGTAGCAAACGCAGGAT GCATTGTATTGGGCGATACTGTCGAAGGAAATCCCATCAAAGAAGCTACCGAGGATGACATATCATTCATATTGATAACACCATGTGGACGTCAAGAATTCCCTTTTAATTCTGTTGACCAATTGCGACAAGCCCCAGGATTCAATGGCAACCGGACTTCAGTATTTTTCATCACGGGTTGGCTAGTAAATCCAGACAAAGAATATATCAACGATATGGCCAAGGCTTTTAATTGCAGAGGCGACTATAACTTTGTG ctGGTTAACACTAATGgtgttataaataatttatacttcAGTTCAGCATATCATACCGGGGAATTGGGTAGACTTATAGCCATGGCATTGCAGAATACTGCAATTCACTCTGCAAAAATTTACGTAATTGGTCATAGTTTGGGTGCACAGATTGCTGGAAGTGCTGGTCGTTACTATGAACAGTTAACAGGAAATAAATTACCTCGCATTACTGCTTTGGATCCTGCCAGACCTTGTTTTGTTTTCACACCTGTATATCCTCGCGTTGGTAAAGGTGATGCcagttttgttgatattattcACACAAATCCTTCCGGTTTGGGTTTGGAGGAAGCCGTTGGGGATGCCGACTTTTTTCCCGGTGGTTTGGATTCAATGAAACCTGGATGTAATCCTCTGGAATTGCTATGTTCCCATGAACGTGCCATATTCTTTTATGCTGAAAGTGTCAATCATGAGATGAATTTTATGGCGAGACAATGCATCGGCTCGAATGATCTCGAAAATAAGAGCTGTTGGGGACCCTCTACACCCATGGGCTTTGCTGCTAATCCCCTAATGAAAGgagttttctatacagaaattcgCGATGCTAGCCCTTACGGATTAAATGCAGTTGGTGACAGTTCTCTTGGAAATTGCGGAAGCTGCCCACAATGA
- the LOC142230637 gene encoding vitellogenin-3-like — protein sequence MDLLIIALFFGSLLTISSAQTAMTIFDTASNPLTDTVIGLTSNAAHTACQLFANKVRRYPLKIPTIERMSFQLRVPCGQFDFPLRNAENLRQSPYFDVNKKTIFFVAGWLVEPDMDYIEDLAQAYHCRGDHNFVFVNTGGFTTNLYINAASISTQLGQLFAIGLKNLGIHPKRIHLIGHSLGAQIVGAAGRYYQKITGRRLSRITGLDPARPCFKRPLVFSRLGHGDADFVDIIHSNPYQFGSEEIIGDVDFYAGGLDIIKPGCGKVPILCSHERSLRYYIESVYPTRGGNFLATQCRNFAELQYKQCSGPKAFMGYHAKSNLRGIYFLEVNSRSPYGRNARPDDVFVPYTCTNCFK from the exons ATGGACTTGCTGATAATAGCACTATTTTTTGGAAGCTTATTGACTATATCTTCAGCACAAACAGCAATGACCATATTTGATACAGCATCGAATCCATTGACGGACACCGTTATAGGATTAACATCAAATGCAGCCCATACAGCTT gcCAATTATTTGCCAACAAAGTTCGACGTTACCCGCTGAAGATACCTACAATAGAGAGAATGTCTTTTCAATTGAGGGTACCATGCGGACAATTTGACTTTCCCTTAAGAAATGCGGAGAACCTACGACAATCACCATATTTTGATGTTAATaagaagacaatattttttgttgctgGTTGGCTTGTAGAACCAGATATGGACTATATTGAAGATCTTGCACAGGCCTATCATTGTCGAGGCGATCACAATTTTGTG tTTGTAAATACTGGAGGATTTACTACCAATCTCTATATCAATGCAGCCTCAATTTCAACACAATTGGGACAATTATTTGCCATTGGTTTAAAGAATTTGGGAATTCATCCAAAACGTATACATCTTATTGGCCATAGTTTGGGTGCTCAAATCGTTGGTGCAGCTGGTCGTTATTATCAGAAGATAACAGGTCGCAGACTATCACGCATTACTGGCTTAGACCCGGCTAGACCCTGTTTTAAAAGACCCCTGGTCTTTTCCCGTTTGGGGCACGGTGATGCTGACTTCGTAGATATAATTCATTCGAATCCATATCAATTTGGTTCGGAAGAAATTATTGGTGATGTTGATTTCTATGCTGGTGGATTGGATATTATCAAACCGGGCTGTGGAAAAGTTCCCATATTATGTTCTCATGAACGTTCTCTGCGTTATTACATAGAAAGTGTTTATCCCACAAGAGGAGGCAACTTTTTGGCGACTCAATGTAGAAATTTTGCGGAATTACAATACAAGCAATGTTCGGGACCTAAGGCTTTTATGGGCTATCATGCTAAATCGAATTTAAGAGGTATTTATTTCCTTGAGGTGAATAGTAGGTCGCCATATGGAAGAAACGCAAGGCCTGATGATGTCTTTGTACCATACACGTGTACGAATTGTTTCAAGTAA